The following are encoded together in the Sphingomicrobium clamense genome:
- the pabB gene encoding aminodeoxychorismate synthase component I, producing MDAPFCLFDDARPDSEAGALLFESPREVVVAERLGQVRPALERLRTALAEGNYAAGYLGYEAGHALDPALEASARQGDRPLLWFGLFDAPQRLSKADIEDLLSDREGRVASPVPRIAEAKYVAAVERVREALFAGDYYQANLTFQNDVAVGGSALGLYRALRSHGTGGWGGVLATESYELISVSPEQFFKVENGCLSAKPMKGTAPRGESPEIDRKLAKELAADEKQRAENLMIVDLLRNDMARVAVPGTVRVPKLFAVETYPTVHQMVSEIEAELAPGMTAVDAIEKLFPCGSVTGAPKIAAIKALRELEPEPRGAYTGSMGWMSPNGDAAFNVMIRTLERVAGSSQARLGLGSGLVVDSVPRHEWAECRLKGKFVEDAASEFDLIETMRYDPEEGIIALEAHLLRMKEAAAALGFAYDRHDARNELQAATFGKPDVSLVRLLASRTGAMAIEVRPLGDPPTEPVSVEVVPMEVEPGDFRLDYKTTDRAFYDDPRKTSEAHEVVFERADGTITEGSRSSVFVERDGTLVTPPRSAGLMPGVFRQGMIDEGKAVEGDVTRADLANGFFIGSSARGLLAARLV from the coding sequence ATGGACGCGCCCTTCTGCCTATTCGACGATGCACGGCCCGACAGCGAGGCTGGCGCGCTGCTGTTCGAAAGCCCGCGCGAAGTGGTGGTCGCCGAGCGATTGGGGCAGGTGCGGCCCGCGCTCGAGCGGCTGCGCACGGCGCTTGCCGAGGGCAACTATGCCGCCGGATATCTTGGCTACGAAGCCGGTCATGCGCTCGACCCGGCGCTTGAGGCATCGGCGCGCCAAGGGGATAGGCCGCTCTTGTGGTTCGGTCTGTTCGACGCGCCGCAGAGGCTTTCGAAGGCAGACATCGAGGACTTGCTCTCGGACCGTGAGGGTCGTGTCGCCTCGCCAGTCCCAAGGATAGCCGAAGCAAAATATGTGGCGGCGGTCGAACGGGTGCGCGAGGCGCTGTTTGCGGGCGACTATTACCAGGCCAACCTCACCTTTCAGAACGATGTTGCGGTGGGCGGCAGCGCGCTGGGGCTTTACCGCGCATTGCGATCGCACGGAACCGGCGGTTGGGGCGGTGTGCTTGCGACGGAAAGCTACGAACTAATTTCTGTTTCGCCTGAACAATTTTTTAAGGTCGAAAATGGTTGTCTCTCTGCAAAACCAATGAAGGGGACCGCGCCGCGCGGGGAAAGCCCAGAGATCGACCGGAAGTTGGCTAAGGAGCTTGCCGCCGACGAAAAGCAACGGGCGGAAAATCTGATGATCGTCGACCTGCTGCGCAATGACATGGCGCGGGTCGCAGTGCCCGGGACGGTGCGGGTGCCGAAGCTCTTTGCGGTCGAAACCTACCCGACGGTCCACCAGATGGTGTCCGAGATCGAGGCCGAACTGGCGCCCGGCATGACGGCGGTCGATGCGATCGAGAAATTGTTCCCGTGCGGGTCGGTGACGGGCGCGCCCAAGATTGCGGCGATCAAGGCACTGCGTGAGCTCGAGCCGGAGCCGCGCGGCGCCTATACTGGCTCGATGGGCTGGATGTCGCCGAATGGCGATGCGGCCTTCAATGTCATGATCCGTACGCTCGAACGTGTGGCGGGCTCGTCACAGGCGCGGCTTGGACTCGGATCGGGGCTTGTCGTCGATTCGGTGCCGCGCCATGAGTGGGCCGAGTGCCGTCTCAAGGGGAAGTTCGTGGAAGACGCGGCGAGCGAATTCGATCTTATCGAAACCATGCGTTACGATCCGGAAGAGGGGATCATCGCCCTCGAGGCGCACTTGCTGCGCATGAAGGAAGCGGCGGCCGCTCTCGGCTTTGCCTACGACCGTCACGATGCCCGCAACGAGCTGCAGGCGGCGACGTTCGGCAAGCCCGACGTGTCGCTGGTCCGACTGCTCGCGTCGCGGACCGGCGCGATGGCGATCGAGGTGCGGCCCCTTGGTGATCCGCCGACCGAACCGGTATCGGTGGAGGTCGTGCCGATGGAGGTTGAGCCGGGCGACTTCCGTCTCGACTACAAGACGACCGACCGCGCATTCTATGACGATCCTCGGAAGACGAGCGAGGCGCACGAAGTTGTCTTCGAACGCGCCGACGGGACGATTACCGAAGGGAGCCGCTCGTCGGTTTTCGTCGAGCGAGATGGCACGCTGGTCACCCCGCCGCGCAGCGCAGGGCTGATGCCAGGTGTCTTCCGTCAGGGGATGATCGATGAAGGCAAGGCAGTCGAGGGCGACGTGACCCGCGCTGATCTTGCGAATGGCTTCTTCATCGGCTCGTCCGCGCGCGGCCTGCTCGCGGCGCGGCTGGTCTAG
- a CDS encoding S9 family peptidase: protein MIFRSALATLLIGTASPALAQDVMDKPSTLTASGMPDIPAEIYDDARGYLEGRSAGFRGWDPKDGSMLISTRFGNVSQIHRVTMPLGMRQQITFESEPVGASLSPDGETMIVSKDAGGSEFNQLYLYDNARLTLLTDGESRNGMGPWMEDSSAFAFGSTKRNGRESDIYLMNPANPSSARMIFEAPTVGYYAAAFSPDGSKLVIGHYTSVQKNDYYLLDLASGEVAPIGDPSRVISQMGAGFDNDGNLWVTSDEGSDFKRLGMLDLATGAFTTVGDFGDWDVSGFVISDDGSMMAIETSEAGLSKLYLRDMASGTIRPVTTLPPGVVGGFDFSPDNTLGMTLTSNKGTDAYALDTDTLELTRWTKSESGGIDLDRNADPEIVSIESFDGERVTGLLYRPDPSKFPGPRPLIIDIHGGPEGQTAATSRGTDNYYVNELGYARFYPNVRGSTGFGKRFVSLDNGPFLRENSVKDIGAFLDHFASDAAIDSDRIGVTGGSYGGYMCYATAIHYPDKVNGAVCNVAISSFVTFLENTQDYRRDLRRAEYGDERDPEQRAKLVEISPMTRITEISDPLFVIQGANDPRVPKSEADQLVAKVREAGQDVWYLVGENEGHGFAKKDNRDYQIAAEILFWSQVMGENN from the coding sequence ATGATCTTTCGCTCCGCTCTCGCCACCCTCCTGATCGGCACCGCCTCTCCCGCGCTCGCGCAGGACGTGATGGACAAGCCCAGCACGCTCACCGCCAGCGGCATGCCCGATATCCCGGCCGAAATTTACGACGATGCGCGCGGCTATCTCGAGGGGCGCAGCGCGGGGTTCCGTGGTTGGGACCCCAAGGACGGATCGATGCTGATCAGCACCCGTTTCGGCAATGTCAGCCAGATTCACCGCGTCACCATGCCGCTCGGCATGCGCCAGCAGATTACGTTCGAGAGCGAGCCGGTCGGCGCAAGCCTTAGCCCGGACGGCGAAACCATGATCGTCTCCAAGGATGCGGGCGGCAGCGAATTCAACCAGCTCTATCTCTACGACAATGCCCGCCTCACCCTCCTCACCGACGGCGAAAGCCGCAACGGCATGGGCCCCTGGATGGAGGATAGCAGCGCCTTCGCCTTCGGATCGACCAAGCGCAACGGCCGCGAAAGCGACATCTACTTGATGAACCCCGCGAATCCGTCCTCGGCGCGCATGATCTTCGAGGCCCCGACCGTCGGCTATTATGCCGCCGCCTTCTCGCCCGACGGCAGCAAGCTGGTCATCGGCCATTACACCTCGGTCCAGAAGAATGACTATTACCTGCTCGACCTGGCGTCGGGCGAGGTTGCCCCGATCGGCGATCCCTCTCGCGTCATTTCGCAGATGGGCGCGGGATTCGACAATGACGGCAATCTCTGGGTTACCTCCGACGAAGGATCCGACTTCAAGCGGCTCGGCATGCTCGACCTCGCCACCGGCGCCTTCACCACAGTCGGCGATTTCGGCGACTGGGACGTGTCGGGCTTCGTCATCTCCGATGACGGCAGCATGATGGCGATCGAGACCAGCGAGGCCGGCCTCTCCAAGCTCTACCTTCGCGACATGGCGAGCGGCACGATCCGCCCGGTCACGACGCTTCCGCCCGGCGTCGTCGGCGGGTTCGATTTCTCGCCCGACAACACGCTTGGCATGACGCTGACGTCCAACAAGGGCACCGACGCCTACGCGCTCGACACCGACACGCTCGAGCTGACCCGCTGGACGAAGAGCGAGAGCGGCGGCATCGACCTCGACCGCAATGCCGATCCCGAGATCGTTAGCATCGAGAGCTTCGACGGCGAGCGCGTCACCGGACTGCTCTATCGCCCCGACCCATCGAAATTTCCGGGACCGCGCCCACTGATCATCGACATTCACGGCGGCCCCGAAGGACAGACCGCAGCGACCTCGCGCGGCACCGACAATTATTACGTCAACGAACTCGGCTACGCCCGCTTCTACCCCAACGTGCGCGGCTCGACCGGCTTCGGTAAGCGCTTCGTCAGCCTCGATAACGGCCCGTTCCTGCGCGAAAACAGTGTCAAGGATATCGGCGCCTTCCTCGACCATTTCGCGAGCGACGCAGCGATCGATTCCGACCGGATCGGCGTGACCGGGGGCAGCTATGGCGGCTACATGTGCTACGCCACCGCCATCCATTATCCCGACAAGGTCAACGGCGCGGTTTGCAACGTCGCCATCTCCTCCTTCGTCACCTTCCTCGAGAATACGCAGGATTATCGCCGTGACCTGCGCCGCGCCGAATATGGCGACGAGCGCGATCCGGAGCAGCGCGCCAAGCTGGTCGAAATCTCGCCCATGACCCGCATCACCGAGATCAGCGACCCGCTGTTCGTCATCCAGGGCGCCAACGACCCGCGCGTTCCCAAGTCGGAGGCCGACCAACTGGTCGCCAAGGTGCGCGAGGCGGGCCAGGACGTCTGGTATCTCGTCGGCGAAAATGAAGGCCACGGCTTCGCCAAGAAGGACAATCGCGATTATCAGATCGCTGCCGAAATCCTGTTCTGGAGCCAGGTCATGGGAGAGAATAACTAA
- a CDS encoding dipeptidase — protein MLSAVIAASIAAQPTPVPEIAPDVKARIDRILAETPLVDGHNDLPIATRFRREGDVANLQSDSEPLHTDMDRLKAGGVGAQLWSVYIPASITGDEAVRYTIEQIDITDRLIAAYPDTLAWADTADEIEAIHASGRIASFAGIEGGHQIGGNLAALRQFRKLGAIYMTLTHSATTGWADSATDAPKHDGLSDFGVEVIKEMNRIGMLVDLSHVTEAAMHDALDASRAPVIFSHSSARGVGGHPRNVPDSVLERLSDNGGVVMVTFVPSFISDENWDWFANRSAYRARHEAKHPGETPEELAAALERWEERNPMPRVTVSMVANHVDHIARVAGYDHVGIGGDFDGISSTVDGLDSVDDYPNLFAELIARGWSDENLAKLAGGNFLRALRGAEAAAAAMADVPPSLDKPDMED, from the coding sequence ATGCTCAGCGCCGTCATCGCGGCCAGTATTGCCGCACAGCCCACGCCCGTTCCCGAAATCGCGCCCGACGTGAAGGCGCGGATCGACCGCATCCTTGCCGAGACTCCGCTGGTCGACGGGCATAACGACCTGCCGATCGCGACGCGCTTCCGCCGCGAGGGCGATGTCGCCAACCTCCAGAGCGATAGCGAACCGCTCCATACCGACATGGACCGGCTTAAGGCGGGCGGTGTCGGGGCGCAGCTCTGGTCGGTCTATATCCCCGCCAGCATCACCGGCGACGAGGCGGTGCGCTACACGATCGAACAGATCGACATTACCGACCGGCTGATCGCGGCCTATCCCGATACGCTCGCCTGGGCAGACACTGCGGACGAGATCGAAGCGATCCATGCCAGCGGCCGCATCGCCTCCTTCGCGGGGATCGAGGGCGGGCACCAGATTGGCGGCAATCTCGCCGCACTCCGCCAGTTCCGCAAGCTCGGTGCGATCTACATGACGCTCACCCATTCGGCGACCACCGGCTGGGCCGACAGCGCCACCGATGCGCCCAAGCATGACGGCCTGTCCGACTTTGGCGTCGAAGTCATCAAGGAGATGAACCGCATCGGCATGCTGGTCGATTTGAGCCACGTCACCGAAGCGGCCATGCACGACGCGCTCGATGCCTCGCGCGCGCCGGTCATCTTCTCGCACAGCAGCGCGCGCGGCGTCGGCGGCCACCCGCGCAACGTGCCCGACAGCGTGCTCGAACGCCTTTCCGACAATGGCGGGGTGGTTATGGTCACCTTCGTTCCCAGCTTCATCAGCGACGAGAATTGGGATTGGTTCGCCAATCGCAGCGCCTATCGCGCGCGTCACGAAGCCAAGCATCCGGGTGAGACCCCCGAGGAGCTCGCCGCGGCGCTGGAACGCTGGGAAGAGCGCAATCCGATGCCGCGCGTAACCGTTTCAATGGTAGCCAACCATGTCGATCATATCGCCAGGGTCGCCGGCTACGATCATGTCGGCATCGGCGGCGATTTCGACGGGATCAGCTCGACCGTCGACGGGCTCGACAGCGTCGACGATTATCCCAACCTGTTCGCCGAACTGATCGCGCGCGGCTGGTCGGACGAGAATCTCGCCAAGCTCGCGGGTGGCAATTTCCTGCGTGCCTTGCGCGGTGCCGAAGCAGCGGCTGCAGCGATGGCCGATGTCCCGCCCTCGCTCGACAAGCCCGACATGGAAGACTAA
- a CDS encoding MBL fold metallo-hydrolase: MSDTPPLRLAIIPVTPLQQNCSLIVCAKTNKAALVDPGGDLDKLKAAIEQTGVEMEKILITHGHIDHCGSAKVLAEELGLKIEGPQEEDRFWISRLEEDGARYGVPGVPFEPDRWLEDGDTVTVGEVTMNVAHCPGHTPGHIIFHSPESKLAIVGDVLFKGSIGRTDFPRGNHQDLLDSITQKLWPMGDDTAFVPGHGPMSTFGAERASNPFVGDAALQGG, from the coding sequence ATGTCCGACACTCCGCCCCTCAGGCTGGCGATCATCCCGGTGACGCCGCTCCAGCAGAATTGCTCGCTCATCGTTTGCGCGAAGACCAACAAGGCTGCGCTGGTCGATCCTGGCGGCGACCTCGACAAGCTCAAGGCCGCGATCGAACAGACCGGAGTGGAGATGGAGAAAATCCTGATCACCCACGGACATATCGACCATTGCGGTTCGGCAAAGGTGCTGGCCGAGGAGCTGGGGCTGAAGATCGAGGGGCCACAGGAGGAAGATCGCTTCTGGATCTCGCGGCTCGAGGAGGACGGTGCGCGCTACGGGGTCCCCGGTGTCCCGTTCGAACCTGACCGCTGGCTCGAGGATGGCGATACGGTGACAGTGGGCGAGGTGACGATGAATGTCGCCCACTGCCCCGGCCACACGCCCGGCCACATCATTTTCCATAGCCCCGAGTCGAAGCTCGCGATCGTCGGCGATGTCCTGTTCAAGGGGTCGATCGGGCGCACGGATTTTCCGCGCGGCAACCACCAGGACCTGCTCGATTCGATCACGCAGAAGCTCTGGCCGATGGGCGATGACACCGCCTTCGTCCCGGGCCATGGTCCGATGAGCACGTTCGGGGCGGAACGCGCCTCCAACCCCTTCGTGGGAGACGCCGCTCTGCAAGGGGGCTAG
- the rpmF gene encoding 50S ribosomal protein L32, with product MAVPKRKTTPSKKGMRRSHHALKPDAFQECPNCGELKRPHNMCDACGHYNGRLIIEPDA from the coding sequence ATGGCCGTCCCTAAGAGAAAAACCACGCCCTCCAAGAAGGGCATGCGCCGCAGCCATCACGCGCTGAAGCCGGATGCATTCCAGGAATGCCCGAACTGCGGTGAACTCAAGCGCCCGCACAATATGTGCGATGCTTGCGGCCACTATAACGGTCGCCTGATCATCGAACCCGACGCCTAA
- the plsX gene encoding phosphate acyltransferase PlsX — MVANPSIAIDAMGGDDGPATMVAGAALALDRDPSLKFLLYGDETQVTAELDAHPRLKAAATLCHAEDAIAGTEKPSQAIRRAKTTSMGMAIGAVKDDRAHAALSAGNTGALMAMSKLALRTMSGIDRPALAALLPTLGDNDVVMLDLGANTECDAQNLVQFAVMGSAYARTVLELDKPRVKILNIGTEELKGTDELKEAAGMLREADYLPMQFGGFTEGDKLARGDVDVVVCDGFSGNIALKTAEGTARFVTDLLRRAFTSSLRSKAGFALSRPALHLLKVHLDPNNHNGAVFLGLNGLVVKSHGSANAKGVANAIRVAASMVRNDITQRITEDLDNFRAHAFSDETAE, encoded by the coding sequence GTGGTCGCGAACCCGAGCATCGCCATCGACGCCATGGGTGGAGATGACGGCCCCGCGACGATGGTCGCCGGGGCCGCGCTTGCGCTCGACCGCGATCCCAGCCTGAAATTCCTGCTCTACGGCGACGAAACACAGGTCACTGCGGAGCTTGACGCGCATCCGCGCCTCAAGGCGGCGGCAACCCTGTGCCACGCCGAAGACGCCATCGCCGGCACCGAAAAGCCGAGCCAGGCGATTCGCCGCGCCAAGACCACGTCGATGGGCATGGCGATCGGCGCGGTGAAAGACGATCGCGCCCACGCGGCGCTGTCGGCAGGCAATACCGGCGCGCTGATGGCGATGAGCAAGCTGGCGCTGCGCACGATGAGCGGGATCGATCGCCCGGCGCTTGCGGCGCTGCTCCCGACGCTTGGCGACAACGACGTGGTCATGCTCGACCTGGGCGCCAATACCGAATGCGACGCGCAAAACCTCGTGCAGTTCGCGGTGATGGGGTCGGCCTATGCCCGCACCGTCCTCGAACTCGACAAGCCCCGCGTCAAAATTCTCAACATCGGCACCGAGGAATTGAAGGGCACCGACGAGCTCAAGGAAGCTGCCGGCATGCTGCGCGAGGCCGATTACCTGCCGATGCAGTTCGGCGGGTTCACCGAGGGTGACAAGCTGGCGCGCGGCGATGTCGACGTGGTGGTGTGCGACGGCTTTTCGGGCAACATCGCGCTTAAGACCGCCGAGGGCACCGCGCGTTTCGTCACCGACCTGTTGCGCCGCGCATTCACCAGTTCGCTACGCTCGAAGGCGGGCTTCGCCTTGTCGCGCCCTGCGCTGCACCTCCTCAAGGTGCATCTCGACCCCAACAACCATAATGGCGCGGTCTTCCTCGGCCTCAACGGCTTGGTCGTGAAGAGCCATGGCAGTGCCAATGCCAAGGGCGTTGCCAATGCGATCCGCGTAGCCGCCTCGATGGTGCGCAACGACATCACGCAGCGGATCACCGAAGATCTCGACAATTTCCGCGCCCACGCCTTCTCGGACGAGACGGCAGAGTGA
- a CDS encoding beta-ketoacyl-ACP synthase III: protein MTLRSVIKGSGSALPKRCVSNDELAQKVDTSDDWIVERTGIRQRYLAGEGETTSTLATEASLKALEAAGIAASDIDLIVLATCTPDQTFPATATTVQANLGIDDCIAFDVAAVCTGFLYALSVADSMLRGGNAKRALVIGAETMSRILDWEDRATCVLFGDGAGAIVLEAEEGEAGLLDTRLHAQGKHNDLLYVDGGPSSTQTVGTIKMRGREVFRHAVVNLAGVLKETLEGAGLTPEDVDWVVPHQANQRILDATAKKLGLPDEMVVITVHKHANTSAASVPLAFDEAVRDGRIQRGQVIVMEAMGGGLTWGAAVLRY, encoded by the coding sequence GTGACGCTTCGTTCGGTCATCAAAGGGTCGGGATCGGCCCTGCCCAAGCGTTGCGTCAGCAACGACGAACTCGCGCAGAAGGTCGACACGTCCGACGATTGGATTGTCGAGCGCACGGGCATTCGCCAGCGCTACCTCGCCGGCGAAGGCGAGACGACCTCGACGCTTGCCACCGAAGCTTCGCTGAAGGCGCTCGAGGCCGCAGGCATCGCGGCAAGCGACATCGACCTGATCGTCCTTGCGACCTGCACGCCCGACCAGACCTTCCCGGCCACCGCGACCACGGTCCAGGCCAATCTTGGTATCGACGACTGCATCGCCTTCGACGTCGCCGCGGTCTGCACCGGCTTCCTCTACGCCCTGAGCGTCGCCGACTCGATGCTGCGCGGCGGCAATGCCAAGCGCGCGCTGGTGATCGGCGCAGAAACGATGAGCCGCATCCTCGACTGGGAAGATCGCGCGACCTGCGTGCTGTTCGGCGACGGCGCAGGCGCGATCGTCCTCGAAGCGGAAGAAGGCGAAGCCGGTCTCCTCGACACGCGCCTCCATGCGCAGGGGAAGCATAACGATCTTCTCTATGTCGATGGCGGCCCCTCCAGCACCCAAACGGTGGGGACGATCAAGATGCGCGGGCGCGAAGTCTTCCGCCACGCCGTGGTCAATCTGGCGGGCGTCCTGAAGGAAACGCTCGAAGGCGCGGGCCTCACGCCCGAGGACGTCGATTGGGTCGTCCCGCACCAGGCCAACCAGCGCATCCTCGACGCCACCGCGAAGAAACTCGGCCTCCCCGACGAGATGGTCGTCATCACGGTCCACAAGCACGCCAACACCTCCGCAGCGTCGGTGCCGCTCGCCTTTGACGAGGCGGTGCGCGACGGGCGGATCCAGCGCGGGCAGGTCATCGTCATGGAAGCGATGGGCGGCGGACTGACTTGGGGCGCGGCCGTACTTCGCTATTGA
- a CDS encoding integration host factor subunit alpha, whose amino-acid sequence MADAGIARTTHDSDEAGTMTRADLADVVHRKLGLSRAESANLVERVLFHMCHSLSEGENVKISGFGSFILRDKGERIGRNPKTGVEVPIAPRRVMTFRASQIMRDKIA is encoded by the coding sequence ATGGCCGATGCAGGAATTGCCCGCACGACCCATGATAGCGACGAGGCAGGAACGATGACCCGCGCGGACCTTGCCGACGTCGTGCACCGCAAGTTGGGCCTCAGCCGCGCCGAATCGGCGAACCTGGTCGAACGCGTCCTGTTCCACATGTGCCACTCGCTCTCCGAGGGCGAGAATGTGAAGATTTCCGGCTTCGGCAGCTTCATCCTGCGCGACAAGGGCGAGCGGATCGGCCGCAACCCGAAGACGGGCGTCGAAGTGCCGATTGCACCGCGTCGCGTGATGACCTTCCGCGCCAGCCAGATCATGCGCGACAAGATCGCCTGA
- a CDS encoding MerR family transcriptional regulator: protein MAKDPGAFLTIGEVSEKLGVAQHILRYWETKFYQLRPLQRAGNRRYYRPDDVALAATINRLLNEEGYTVKGAVKALKDGTVEPAAPAETPAPAIDVAALKSIRDRLAAAIS, encoded by the coding sequence ATGGCGAAAGACCCCGGCGCCTTCCTGACCATCGGTGAGGTCTCCGAGAAGCTCGGGGTCGCCCAGCACATCCTAAGATATTGGGAAACCAAGTTTTACCAGCTCCGCCCGCTGCAGCGTGCAGGTAACCGACGATATTACCGACCCGACGACGTCGCGCTCGCCGCGACGATCAACCGCCTCCTCAACGAAGAAGGCTATACGGTGAAGGGCGCGGTCAAAGCGCTCAAGGACGGCACGGTCGAACCGGCCGCTCCAGCCGAAACGCCTGCGCCGGCAATCGACGTGGCCGCGCTCAAGTCGATCCGCGACCGCCTCGCCGCGGCGATTTCTTAA
- a CDS encoding SixA phosphatase family protein produces MRRWSDWRKRGADAIPDLLLLRHAKSDWHADYGRDFDRPLNARGRKAAEAMGKFLAKQPAIDRVLASPARRVAETLDRVGAHCDLPEIEWVESLYGASQGTVVDLARRCLVERLLVAGHNPVTHMVAATLTRPDGSEDWHMLQRKYPTGALVELRFMSWDDIGAGNGELLRFVRPRDL; encoded by the coding sequence TTGCGCAGATGGAGCGATTGGCGGAAGCGGGGGGCTGACGCGATTCCCGATCTCCTTCTTCTACGCCACGCCAAATCGGACTGGCACGCCGATTATGGCCGCGACTTCGATCGACCGCTCAATGCGCGCGGGCGCAAGGCGGCGGAGGCGATGGGAAAATTTCTTGCCAAGCAGCCCGCCATCGACCGTGTGCTGGCCAGTCCGGCGCGGCGGGTGGCCGAGACGTTGGACCGTGTCGGTGCGCATTGCGACCTGCCGGAGATCGAGTGGGTCGAGAGCCTCTATGGCGCGAGTCAGGGCACGGTCGTGGACCTCGCACGAAGGTGCTTGGTGGAGCGTCTGCTCGTCGCCGGGCACAACCCCGTGACGCACATGGTTGCCGCCACCTTGACCCGTCCTGACGGGAGCGAAGACTGGCATATGTTGCAGCGCAAATATCCGACCGGCGCGCTAGTCGAACTGCGTTTTATGAGCTGGGACGATATCGGTGCCGGAAACGGCGAACTTCTGCGCTTCGTGCGCCCGCGCGACCTTTAA
- a CDS encoding M20 metallopeptidase family protein: MAVKSRWVALALAVTAIAAPAQGEPDLRSVLNATIESHEDEIIALRRDLHRHPEISGEEERTAAVLADALRGYGYDVRTGVGGHGLVATLPGATVGPLMAYRADMDAVRDPSPDPVAFASVNEGVRHICGHDMHMAIAMSMAQAFAIHREQLPGSVTFIFQPAEESTQGARDMLADNVFAERMPDAIYGLHSAPMPTGTIGAAKGVMMPARDRIVIRIEGEKASLAGEAMRDAVVGLNTLESPFSSQPLDSDFASVPGANLEVNSQSEVVVGSFLTRAVDHVSADAEARLKEAAEAMRDRYPGTRIAIEYDPANVPGVVNDPDLTALALADARSILSADAVAEFETLIPSFSEDFGHFQRVVPGAFFFLGMTGPGSATPAMPHSPGFVADEAALMFGARVMSHVMIAQMERLAEAGG; the protein is encoded by the coding sequence ATGGCTGTGAAATCTCGATGGGTTGCTCTGGCGCTGGCCGTGACCGCCATCGCAGCTCCGGCGCAAGGCGAGCCCGACCTCCGAAGCGTACTGAACGCTACGATCGAATCCCACGAGGACGAGATCATCGCGCTGCGGCGCGACCTTCATCGTCACCCTGAAATTTCGGGCGAGGAAGAACGCACCGCCGCTGTCCTGGCAGACGCCTTACGAGGCTATGGCTACGACGTTCGCACTGGCGTTGGCGGACACGGTCTGGTTGCGACGTTGCCAGGCGCGACCGTAGGCCCGCTCATGGCGTATCGGGCGGACATGGATGCGGTCCGCGATCCGTCGCCCGACCCAGTCGCGTTCGCGTCGGTCAACGAAGGGGTCCGCCACATATGCGGACACGACATGCATATGGCGATCGCGATGTCGATGGCGCAGGCCTTCGCAATCCATCGCGAGCAGTTGCCCGGCTCGGTGACATTCATCTTCCAGCCCGCCGAGGAATCAACGCAGGGCGCCCGCGACATGCTTGCGGACAATGTGTTCGCAGAGCGGATGCCGGACGCAATCTATGGCCTGCACAGTGCACCGATGCCGACCGGAACGATCGGCGCGGCGAAAGGCGTGATGATGCCCGCGCGCGATCGCATCGTGATCCGGATCGAGGGTGAAAAGGCGTCGCTGGCGGGCGAGGCGATGCGCGACGCCGTGGTCGGGCTCAATACGCTCGAGAGCCCCTTTTCGTCCCAGCCGCTCGATAGCGACTTCGCCTCCGTCCCCGGTGCGAACCTGGAGGTGAATTCGCAAAGCGAGGTCGTGGTGGGCAGTTTCCTGACGCGCGCGGTGGACCATGTGTCCGCCGATGCCGAGGCGAGGCTTAAGGAGGCCGCCGAGGCGATGCGAGACCGCTATCCCGGGACACGAATCGCAATCGAGTATGACCCCGCCAATGTGCCCGGCGTGGTCAACGATCCCGACCTGACGGCGCTCGCCCTGGCCGATGCGCGATCGATCCTGTCCGCTGATGCGGTCGCCGAATTCGAAACGCTGATCCCGAGCTTCAGCGAGGATTTCGGCCACTTTCAACGGGTGGTGCCCGGCGCATTCTTCTTCCTCGGCATGACCGGACCGGGGTCGGCAACGCCGGCCATGCCCCACTCCCCCGGATTTGTCGCCGACGAAGCGGCGCTCATGTTCGGTGCGCGCGTCATGAGTCACGTCATGATTGCGCAGATGGAGCGATTGGCGGAAGCGGGGGGCTGA